TCCACTAAGGCAAAGTTCGAAAAGATAAATTTAGAAATAAAAGTTTTTCTGGTAAGATTGATGTTGAGTGAGAATGCTGTCGAAAATGGAGGAGAGACATTTGGAACGCGAATTGGCACTTGAGATCGTCAGAGTTACGGAGGCTGCTGCGCTGGCATCTGCTCAGTGGATGGGCCGCGGCAAGAAAAATGAGGCGGATGATGCAGCCACAACGGCAATGCGCAAGATGTTCGATTCAGTCAATATGGATGGAATTGTCGTCATTGGTGAAGGGGAATTGGATGAGGCTCCGATGCTTTACATCGGAGAAAGGCTGGGCACAAGGATGGGGCCGAAAGTGGATATCGCGGTGGACCCGCTGGAGGGGACGAATATCGTCGCCAAGGGGCATAATAATGCCATGGCCGTTATTGCAGTCGCAGATAAAGGCACCCTCCTCCATGCACCTGATATGTACATGCAGAAAATCGCGGTCGGTAAAAGTGCTGCTGGTAAAGTAAGTCTTGATGACCCAATTGAAAAGACGATTGAAATCGTTGCGGAAGCCAACAATAAACGAATCCAGGATCTAACTGTCATCATTCAGGAACGTGAACGCCACAATGATTTGATTGAGCGTGTAAGGCAAAAGGGAGCCAGAGTGAAGCTGTTTGGCGATGGCGACGTGGGTGCTTCGATTGCGACTGCTCTGCCGCATACAGGTGTCGATTTATTCGTGGGGACAGGCGGTGCGCCTGAGGGAGTCATTTCGGCTGCAGCTCTCAAGGCTCTAGGCGGTGATATGCAGGCAAGGCTTGTACCGCAAACACTGGAGGAAGAAGAACGTTGCATTGCAATGGGTTTGAAGGATCCAAGACAATTGCTGATGCTCGATGATCTTGTTTCTGGAGACGATGCGATTTTTGCTGCGACTGGAGTTTCAAGCGGTGAACTGCTCGACGGTGTACGTTTCCTCGGCGGGGACCTTGTTGAAACACACTCCATTGTCATGCGTTCCAAAACCAAAACGGTCCGTTATATTACAGCACACCATCATCTTGAACACAAGCCACACTTAGTGATGGTTTAGAAGAGATACATACTAAGGAGGATCACGATGACTGAACAATTTTTTTTATACGATGATACCGAAGAAACAAAAACGCGTTATGTAAGCTTTGTAGGTGAAAATCAGCGCTTTGACCTTGCCATTATGCAGACTGGGCGATACTACGGAAAAAGCATCGTGATGGATATCCAGGGAAGCCGCTTCGCCATCCTCGGCCAGGATGACCTTGCTGAAGAAGGATATCTGGAATTTGCCTACAATCTATCTGAAGAAGACGCGGAGGAACTTCGCTCATTCCTGCGACCTATTCTTTAAATCTGGAACGAACTGTTTGTTTGATTTGTCTTATCAAAGAAATACTAAGAAGACAACAAGCAAAGAAGGTGAGTTCATGAGCAAGGAAGACAGCGAAAAGTACTCTGATTTTTCGAATGTTGAAAAACAACGCAACTATGTATCGGCTGAAGACTATCCAGAGGGTCCATATGGATCTCCATTCCGGAAAGATGAGCCAGTAGAGGGCAAAAGCACTCCATGGCGTGAGGGACAGCGGAGTTACAGCAATTTCAACTACGAGTTCAAGTCCCTTCATCAGGGAACACCGCGTAAGGAAGCGGGTGCCCACCCAACCCATGATGACCCGAATGAAAGCGAACAGCCACCGTATAGCGATCAATAAGAAACAAGAAATGCTCCAATCATGATGATTGGAGCATTTCTTCTTTATTTATCCTGGTTTTGTTTCGCGACCTTTTTGGCTACAAAATAAGCGCAGCCAAAATTGCAATACTCATATAAGTACTCGCTGACGGTACTGATTTTCGTATCGAAAGTTGACTTCTGGTTTTGATCATCGAAAAAGCCTCTTAACCGAAGCTGTCCATATCCCCAGTCGCCAACAATATAGTCATATTTCGTTAAGATTTCGCTGTATCTGGCGCGAAAGGCTTCTTCATTAAAGCCCTCCCTGCTTTCGTCCACTATTTCATAACATAAATTATTGATGCAAATCATCGGTAGGTCCACCTCTTTTTCCGTAACGATCTGATTGTTCTCTGTCCAATGGCAAGGATAAAACCTTGCACTTTTCTTAATTATAACTTATTCCCCATCAATTACTAAGCAAAAAAAATAATTTCAGAGCCATTCTAATGATTAGGGGGTGTTTTAATTGAAAAAAGCAATAATGGCTCTTGGCATTTGTGGAACAGTGGCTATGACGGGATGTGCAGGCGGAGACGATAACGCCTCAACAGCCGGCCGGGATGGCGGAGCTGGAATTTACCAGCAAAGCGGGAATACATTGAATGCCAATAACCAGCGCCCAGAATTATACAATGAGAATGGGCGAGGATTCAATGATAAAAGCGAAGATTTCGGTTATGTGCGCCATCAAAAAACAGGAGTAATGGGCGCCGACGAGATGAATAGTGCGTACACAGCAATCGACCGCGAACAAATTGCAGATATGATCAGCAAGTTTAGTTTAATGGCACAGAATGTAGATGATGTGTCGACACTTGTAACCGACGAGGAAGTCCTGATTGTATACGAAACAGACTCTCAAGATCGTGACCAGACTGCGGACCAGGTGAAGCGAATGGCAATGTCAGTCGTACCGCGCTGGTTCCACGTGTACGTTTCGGATGACACAAGCCTTCGCAATGAGGTCGAGAACTTTGCCTCACTCGATACAGATAGCCGTGATGTTGATGAGTTAGTTGATGGAGTAGTCAAACAAATGCTTAAATCTCCTCAGGGCCGTGACATGACCTCTGGTGAAAATGCCAATGGTGAAGCAGAGGGCGAATTGAATGAAGAAACGGACAAAGACGATATTTCAAGACAGATGAAGCAAGGGAAATAATGAAAAGAGTTCAGCATATGGTGCTGAACTCTTTTTTAAAAGATAACGTTTTTTACGCCTGTTGAGCTTCCTGCTCTGCAAGCTGCTGTCTATGTTTTGCGGCTGAATTAACCTGCTCATCTGCATGATAGGATGAACGAACAAGTGGGCCTGCTTCGCAATGGCTGAAGCCTTTTTCAATCGCAATTTCCCTGAGCTCGGCAAACTCGTCTGGATGATAGTATTTCTGGACCTCAAGATGCTTCTTGGAAGGCTGCAGGTATTGACCAAGCGTAAGAATGTCCACATTGTTGGCACGCAAATCATCCATTGCTTCAATCAATTCTTCCTTCGTTTCGCCTAATCCAACCATGATACTGGATTTCGTCGGGATATCTGGCTGCATTTCTTTTGCACGACGCAGGAACTCAAGTGAACGCTCATAAGTTGCACGTGCACGGATTCTTGGCGTCAAGCGTTTAACCGTTTCAATATTGTGGTTCAGGATATCTGGACGTGCGTCCATAAGTGTTTTCAGGTTTTCCTCAACTCCGCCCATATCTGAAGGCAATACTTCAATTGAAGTGAATGGGTTTTTCTTGCGGATCGCTCTTACTGTCTCGGCAAAAACAGCTGCTCCCCCATCCTTCAGGTCATCCCGGGCAACGGCCGTTACTACGACATGCTTAAGGTTCATAAGTGTAACTGAATCCGCTACTCTTTCCGGCTCCTGCCAATCAAGCTCAGTAGGAAGACCAGTTTTTACAGCACAAAAACGGCATGCACGCGTACATACATCCCCAAGGATCATGAAGGTCGCGGTTCTTCTTACTGCCCAGCACTCGTGGATGTTCGGGCATTTTGCTTCTTCACATACAGTATGTAGATTTTTCTCGCGCATCATCTTTTTTAAGCCTGTATAGTTTTCATTCGTATTTAACTTTATTTTCAGCCAATCAGGCTTTCTCTGTACCTCTTTTTTGCTCATTATTTTCACTCCATTCCTGCTGCATTACATCAAGAACACCATGTAAAAATCAAGGCCAGTATACAGCTTCTGATGTCACTTTAACACAATGAAAAACTATCGACAAGTACGATAAATTTGCCATTACCATTATTTGATATTTATGAAAAATCCCCATCATCGCAAACTATAACAAGAAAAGCAGAAGCGCCTTGGTCAACCCCGACCAGCGCTGGAGGGCTGACCGGTGAAGTCTTTCTTTGACTTCATTGGGCTGACCGAAGCTTCTCGAGGGGTTAGGCGCTGGAGCTAGACATAGAAAAGCGGCTGCGCTAGCTTTTAAAATATGAAGCGTTGCCGCTCGAAATTAAAGGAGCTAAATCATGAAGGGAGGATTACGGTGAAATTCCTTAAAGCAGTTATCGTTCTTTTTTTACTATCCCCAGTCCTGTTCATGGATAAAGCAACTGCAGCTGAACAGGGACAAGAAGATGTTTATAAAAAAAGGATGGAACTCTATACCAAAGTAGAAGCTGTTACCCAGATCCCCTGGTACTATATTGCCGCGGTGGACCAATATGAGCGGAATGTCCGCCAAGCAAGAAAAGATCTGCCCAAAGCTGAAGGGGTTGCCGGGGTATATTTCAAGCCGGAAGAGTGGGCTGGACTTCTGAACCCTAATCTTGAGGATGACAATCCCGTATCCATTCAATTTTTCAATGGTATTGGATTCGATGGGAACGGTGATGGCAAAGCAAGCTTAAAGGATGACGAGGACGTACTCCAGGCTTTTGCTCAATACTTGCTATCATATGGGACCGATCATGAGAATTTAAAAATTGGGCTTTGGAATTACTATAAGCGTGACAAAACAGTTGGGATCATCATTGGAAAAGCGATGATTTACAAGCATTTTGGCCGGTTAGATCTTGATACACATGTATTTCCTATGCCACTCCGGAGTAACCATAGCTATAACAATACATGGGGAGACGTTCGTGGCTGGGGCGGCAGGCGGATTCATGAAGGAACCGATATTTTCGCTGGCTATGGAGTTCCTGTACGCGCGACAGGATTCGGAATCGTTGAAATGAAGGGCTGGAACAAGTATGGCGGATGGCGGGTCGGAATCCGCGATATCAATAATACTTACCATTACTACGCCCACTTGAGCGGCTTTGCAAAAGACCTCAAGGTAGGGCAAATAGTCGAGCCTGGAACCGTGATCGGCGGTGTCGGCAGCTCGGGGTATGGGCCTCCAGGAACAAGCGGAAAATTCCCTCCCCATCTGCATTACGGAATGTATAAGGACAACGGCTATACTGAATGGTCATTTGACCCATATCCACATCTGAAATTGTGGGCCAGGCAGGAAAGAGCAAGGCTGAAGAAATAAGCATGAATAAAAAGCGAAAGCGACTCGAGGGGCTGGACGCTGGAGCTGGATTAAGATCTACGTTTATTTATCCACAAATAAAAAAATTATAATATCCTAAAAAAGTAAAAAGGCCAACCATTCCGGTTGGCCTTCCCATTTTATGAACGGGCTTTCCTTACTGCGTGAATGACGCTCGCTGCAAGTCCTCCCCAGATAATTACCACACCTACAACCATCATTACTAATGCACTAAGATCCATTATTTTGAAACCCCCTTGTCTTGTGGAATTTCGTATAGCGTTTTATCCCATTTCTTCGCGTAGGTGAAAAGGAATCCGACGACAATGGCACCAATTGCTACAAGCCAGCCTGAGTATACATTAAACATAACTGGGTAGCCGCCGTAGCTAGTTTTAATATCTGTAAGGATATTCATTACCATCATGATCCCCAGGACTACTGGTGTGATGTATTTCAAGGAAATATTCCACCAGCTTCCAAGGCGAATGTCAGAAATGCCATCAGCATGCGCACGCAGGCTGTCAAGTTCCTTGGCAACCCAGGCAATGAATACTACCTGTACAAGTCCAGCAAGAGCAACACCATAGTTATTGATGAACGCATCCGCTGAATCCAGGAAGTTCAAGCCGCCCTGTGTTGCAAACAGGATTGAAATCAACGCAGATAGACCGCCGCCGATTGCAACAGCCTTTGTACGGGAAACATTGAATTTGTCCTGTACGCCGGCTACATAAGTCTCAACGATTGAAATCAATGAAGACAGTCCAGCCAATGTCAAGCTGACGAAGAATAACACTCCGAACGCTGCACTGAACGCTGGCAATTCATTAATGATCTGCGGGAATACCGCAAATGCAAGGATGACACCTTTACTCACAACCTCTTCAATTGGCTTACCTGACTCCATTGCCATAAAGCCCAATGCCGCGAATACTCCGATACCAGCAAGCAACTCGAAAGAAGAGTTAGCAAACGCAGTAATGAATGCGTTGTTAGTGATATCAGATTTCTTTGGAAGGTAACTTGAATAAGTAATCATGATTGCAAAAGCAATGGATAAACTGAAGAAAATCTGTCCATAAGCAGCTACCCATACCTTACCATTCAGGATCTGGCTCCAGTCTGGCTTGAAAAATGCATTAACGCCATCAATTGCTCCATCTAGAGTTAAAGCGCGAACAACGATAACCATGAAT
This window of the Mesobacillus jeotgali genome carries:
- a CDS encoding M23 family metallopeptidase codes for the protein MDKATAAEQGQEDVYKKRMELYTKVEAVTQIPWYYIAAVDQYERNVRQARKDLPKAEGVAGVYFKPEEWAGLLNPNLEDDNPVSIQFFNGIGFDGNGDGKASLKDDEDVLQAFAQYLLSYGTDHENLKIGLWNYYKRDKTVGIIIGKAMIYKHFGRLDLDTHVFPMPLRSNHSYNNTWGDVRGWGGRRIHEGTDIFAGYGVPVRATGFGIVEMKGWNKYGGWRVGIRDINNTYHYYAHLSGFAKDLKVGQIVEPGTVIGGVGSSGYGPPGTSGKFPPHLHYGMYKDNGYTEWSFDPYPHLKLWARQERARLKK
- the lipA gene encoding lipoyl synthase, translating into MSKKEVQRKPDWLKIKLNTNENYTGLKKMMREKNLHTVCEEAKCPNIHECWAVRRTATFMILGDVCTRACRFCAVKTGLPTELDWQEPERVADSVTLMNLKHVVVTAVARDDLKDGGAAVFAETVRAIRKKNPFTSIEVLPSDMGGVEENLKTLMDARPDILNHNIETVKRLTPRIRARATYERSLEFLRRAKEMQPDIPTKSSIMVGLGETKEELIEAMDDLRANNVDILTLGQYLQPSKKHLEVQKYYHPDEFAELREIAIEKGFSHCEAGPLVRSSYHADEQVNSAAKHRQQLAEQEAQQA
- a CDS encoding methionine/alanine import family NSS transporter small subunit; protein product: MDLSALVMMVVGVVIIWGGLAASVIHAVRKARS
- a CDS encoding YutD family protein; translated protein: MICINNLCYEIVDESREGFNEEAFRARYSEILTKYDYIVGDWGYGQLRLRGFFDDQNQKSTFDTKISTVSEYLYEYCNFGCAYFVAKKVAKQNQDK
- a CDS encoding YhcN/YlaJ family sporulation lipoprotein, coding for MKKAIMALGICGTVAMTGCAGGDDNASTAGRDGGAGIYQQSGNTLNANNQRPELYNENGRGFNDKSEDFGYVRHQKTGVMGADEMNSAYTAIDREQIADMISKFSLMAQNVDDVSTLVTDEEVLIVYETDSQDRDQTADQVKRMAMSVVPRWFHVYVSDDTSLRNEVENFASLDTDSRDVDELVDGVVKQMLKSPQGRDMTSGENANGEAEGELNEETDKDDISRQMKQGK
- a CDS encoding DUF3055 domain-containing protein gives rise to the protein MTEQFFLYDDTEETKTRYVSFVGENQRFDLAIMQTGRYYGKSIVMDIQGSRFAILGQDDLAEEGYLEFAYNLSEEDAEELRSFLRPIL
- the glpX gene encoding class II fructose-bisphosphatase, whose product is MERELALEIVRVTEAAALASAQWMGRGKKNEADDAATTAMRKMFDSVNMDGIVVIGEGELDEAPMLYIGERLGTRMGPKVDIAVDPLEGTNIVAKGHNNAMAVIAVADKGTLLHAPDMYMQKIAVGKSAAGKVSLDDPIEKTIEIVAEANNKRIQDLTVIIQERERHNDLIERVRQKGARVKLFGDGDVGASIATALPHTGVDLFVGTGGAPEGVISAAALKALGGDMQARLVPQTLEEEERCIAMGLKDPRQLLMLDDLVSGDDAIFAATGVSSGELLDGVRFLGGDLVETHSIVMRSKTKTVRYITAHHHLEHKPHLVMV
- a CDS encoding sodium-dependent transporter, with product MENRPQWGTRAGFILAAVGSAVGLGNIWRFPGVAYENGGGAFFFPYLFALLTAGIPILILEFTLGHKYRGSAPLSFARFNKKSEWIGWWQVAVSFVISTYYAVIIAWAMSYAYFSLSKQWGDDPTSFLIGDYLKVVDAGTVGSIVPGVFLPLVIVWVITLGILFKGVKKGIEVANKIFIPALVILFMVIVVRALTLDGAIDGVNAFFKPDWSQILNGKVWVAAYGQIFFSLSIAFAIMITYSSYLPKKSDITNNAFITAFANSSFELLAGIGVFAALGFMAMESGKPIEEVVSKGVILAFAVFPQIINELPAFSAAFGVLFFVSLTLAGLSSLISIVETYVAGVQDKFNVSRTKAVAIGGGLSALISILFATQGGLNFLDSADAFINNYGVALAGLVQVVFIAWVAKELDSLRAHADGISDIRLGSWWNISLKYITPVVLGIMMVMNILTDIKTSYGGYPVMFNVYSGWLVAIGAIVVGFLFTYAKKWDKTLYEIPQDKGVSK
- a CDS encoding cytosolic protein; this encodes MSKEDSEKYSDFSNVEKQRNYVSAEDYPEGPYGSPFRKDEPVEGKSTPWREGQRSYSNFNYEFKSLHQGTPRKEAGAHPTHDDPNESEQPPYSDQ